The following proteins come from a genomic window of Methanosarcina sp. MTP4:
- a CDS encoding AAA family ATPase, with product MRTVSHRVNTKKSHATSTEFGKSTSELLILKPEGYPMSGMMEEYPIVENRDVFEFYAREQWNGYVARKGDYLFDRRMFPDFAYRIIDVEPAESLIGMNTSIIVTEEENSLFSTNEIKSDVVFDDVIGQENAKRKCKLIERFLDEPERFGKWAPRNILFFGPSGTGKTMLAKALANKTDVPIIPVKATQLIGEYVGDSSRQIHQLYDRAEEMAPCIIFIDELDAIALDRRFQELRGDVSEIVNALLTEMDGIEEREGVCTIGSTNRAQSLDAAVRSRFEEEIEFVLPGEEEIRQIFESNVKTFPLPVEDCDFKALAKKAKGLSGRDLVEKVLKTALHQVIIEDRETVRAEDFEKAFSKLGKNEPTQDPSGLYV from the coding sequence GTGCGAACTGTCTCCCACCGAGTGAACACAAAAAAGAGTCATGCAACCAGTACGGAATTCGGAAAATCCACTTCCGAGCTGCTAATCCTGAAACCTGAAGGGTACCCGATGAGTGGAATGATGGAAGAGTACCCCATAGTTGAAAACAGAGACGTTTTTGAGTTCTACGCTCGGGAACAATGGAACGGCTACGTTGCCCGCAAGGGAGATTACCTCTTTGACCGAAGGATGTTTCCGGACTTTGCGTACCGGATAATCGATGTCGAACCTGCCGAGTCGCTGATCGGGATGAACACGTCAATCATCGTAACAGAGGAAGAAAACAGCCTTTTCTCCACAAATGAAATCAAGAGCGATGTTGTCTTCGATGACGTGATAGGACAGGAAAACGCAAAAAGGAAATGCAAATTGATCGAACGCTTCCTTGATGAACCGGAACGTTTCGGGAAATGGGCTCCGAGGAACATCCTCTTTTTCGGCCCCTCGGGAACCGGGAAAACCATGCTTGCAAAAGCCCTTGCAAACAAGACTGACGTTCCCATCATCCCCGTCAAAGCCACCCAGCTGATTGGGGAATACGTAGGAGACAGTTCCAGGCAGATCCACCAGCTATACGACAGGGCGGAAGAAATGGCGCCGTGCATCATTTTCATCGACGAACTGGATGCCATAGCCCTGGACAGACGCTTCCAGGAACTCAGGGGAGACGTAAGTGAAATCGTAAACGCCCTCCTGACCGAGATGGACGGAATCGAAGAACGCGAAGGGGTCTGCACCATAGGTTCCACAAACAGGGCCCAATCCCTGGACGCTGCGGTAAGGAGCAGGTTTGAAGAAGAGATCGAGTTCGTGCTCCCCGGAGAAGAAGAGATAAGGCAGATCTTCGAATCCAACGTAAAGACCTTCCCCCTTCCCGTAGAAGACTGCGATTTCAAAGCCCTGGCAAAGAAAGCAAAAGGGCTTTCAGGCAGGGACCTGGTCGAAAAGGTCCTGAAAACCGCCCTGCACCAGGTAATTATTGAAGACAGGGAAACAGTCAGGGCAGAAGACTTCGAAAAAGCCTTTTCAAAACTCGGAAAAAATGAGCCTACCCAGGACCCAAGCGGGCTCTACGTATGA
- a CDS encoding alpha-amylase family glycosyl hydrolase, producing the protein MQGEPELLPLQKLGAREDEQNSGVINLGLFLPGVSADQGNRLWVRVIYEKDQFLQAIQPKNFELAHSVDPEYGDYWSATIKIRPEDRPASGSAWGSSGKYVYRYCLKNPDIQEPIDWVIDPFAREFGVGKLSSFTLGYKKQYEWKWSPDESVWKTPPLEDIILYELMISEFASDIDGTVSRLDYLADLGINCIELMPLSNVEKRVDWGFTPIGYFGVDDRFGNRKDLQRLVDAAHRKNIAVIVDSVYAHTSHLFPYHYVYDKLGWPEVENPFMGSFAENVYGKSTDFNRKFTRDFFLTVNHHWLDCYHVDGFRYDYVPGYWLEGSENGYTKLVKDTYQLVKAKKDATSHWQRFFKGNSVNLIQCAEQLQKPIDVLNSTYSNCTWQNGTLHAARGAGSNPEGLSSLGLFFGLFGYPAEVSHNGDRITKTALQYIENHDHSRFVCKFGTVFPENENNELLKEGNRALWYKVQPYLIGMFTARGIPMLWQGQEFGENYYLPEEGWGRVLLYRPVRWDYFYTPEGKSTVSLVRKLVKLRRENPQFSRGEHFFYNDSLYLSRKVILFSRKYGNLFSLIALNFGDRDQTVPFIFSHEGSYREELHGQENLAKVSAGEEVQLFVPSNYGRVWTLES; encoded by the coding sequence TTGCAAGGTGAGCCTGAACTTCTACCGCTGCAAAAGCTTGGAGCCAGGGAAGATGAGCAGAATTCCGGTGTTATTAATTTAGGACTTTTTTTACCCGGGGTGTCGGCAGATCAGGGTAATCGGCTCTGGGTAAGGGTTATTTACGAAAAGGACCAGTTTCTCCAGGCCATACAGCCAAAGAATTTTGAACTGGCACATTCAGTAGACCCTGAGTACGGGGATTACTGGTCTGCAACAATAAAGATCAGGCCCGAAGACAGGCCAGCTTCCGGCTCTGCATGGGGCAGCTCCGGGAAGTATGTCTACCGCTACTGCCTGAAAAACCCGGACATTCAGGAGCCTATCGACTGGGTTATCGATCCCTTTGCCCGGGAGTTCGGGGTCGGAAAATTGTCCTCATTTACTCTGGGGTACAAAAAACAGTATGAATGGAAGTGGAGCCCGGATGAATCTGTCTGGAAAACCCCTCCTTTAGAGGATATTATCCTGTACGAACTGATGATCAGTGAGTTTGCGTCCGATATTGACGGAACGGTTTCTCGTCTGGATTACCTGGCGGACCTGGGGATTAACTGCATCGAGCTGATGCCCCTTTCCAATGTCGAGAAGAGGGTGGACTGGGGGTTTACCCCGATCGGGTATTTCGGTGTGGATGATCGCTTCGGAAACAGGAAAGACCTTCAAAGGCTGGTAGATGCGGCTCACCGGAAAAATATCGCTGTCATAGTGGATTCCGTCTATGCCCATACCAGCCACCTTTTCCCATATCATTATGTTTATGACAAACTCGGATGGCCCGAAGTTGAGAACCCTTTTATGGGCTCCTTTGCTGAAAACGTCTATGGGAAAAGTACGGATTTTAACCGTAAATTTACCCGTGATTTCTTTTTGACAGTCAACCATCACTGGCTTGACTGCTACCATGTGGACGGTTTTCGCTATGACTACGTCCCCGGGTACTGGCTTGAGGGTTCGGAAAACGGCTATACTAAGCTTGTGAAGGACACGTACCAGCTTGTCAAAGCAAAAAAAGATGCCACTAGTCACTGGCAGCGCTTTTTCAAAGGAAATTCCGTAAACCTTATTCAGTGCGCCGAACAGCTTCAAAAGCCGATTGATGTCCTGAACAGTACCTATAGTAATTGTACCTGGCAAAATGGAACCCTGCATGCGGCAAGGGGCGCCGGGAGTAACCCCGAAGGGCTTTCTTCCCTGGGGCTGTTTTTTGGCCTTTTCGGTTACCCGGCAGAGGTTTCGCATAACGGGGACAGAATCACAAAAACTGCACTCCAGTATATTGAAAACCACGATCATTCCCGTTTTGTCTGCAAGTTCGGGACAGTTTTCCCTGAAAATGAGAATAATGAACTCCTGAAGGAAGGTAATCGTGCACTCTGGTACAAAGTGCAGCCCTACCTGATAGGCATGTTCACGGCCAGGGGTATTCCCATGCTCTGGCAGGGGCAGGAATTCGGGGAAAATTACTACCTCCCCGAAGAAGGGTGGGGACGAGTGCTTTTGTACCGGCCCGTGCGCTGGGACTATTTCTATACTCCTGAAGGCAAGTCTACGGTCAGCCTCGTCAGGAAACTGGTAAAGCTTCGAAGGGAGAACCCGCAGTTTTCAAGAGGAGAGCACTTTTTCTATAATGATTCCCTGTACCTGTCCAGGAAGGTAATACTCTTTTCCCGGAAATACGGGAACCTTTTTAGCCTGATTGCCCTGAACTTCGGAGACCGGGACCAGACGGTACCTTTCATCTTCTCCCATGAAGGCAGTTACAGGGAGGAACTCCACGGCCAGGAAAATTTGGCAAAGGTCTCTGCAGGGGAAGAGGTTCAGCTTTTTGTCCCGAGTAATTACGGGAGGGTCTGGACACTTGAATCCTGA
- the glmS gene encoding glutamine--fructose-6-phosphate transaminase (isomerizing), which produces MCGIVGYAGEKPATPMLIESLKKLEYRGYDSAGITVQNEKLETYKTVGKIVNLEAELPEKLGGKLGIGHTRWATHGRPSTINSHPHTSGNEVKISVVHNGIIENYMKLKERLIEEGYEFKSETDTEVIAHLLHRQVYGSPEASEKRFDLLTGLRNALAEIEGSYAIGVLSSDEPGKLFVARKDSPLVIGVGNGENFAASDVTAFLNHTRDVIFVNDFEMAILTPKTVEVYDFDGNPLERRVEKIEWNIEAAEKAGYEHFMLKEIHEQVNSIHNTLAGKISELEGDIFLEDLNMSEKEIRWLSRVQVLACGTSWNAGLLGKYLFEQLAGIHSDIDVCSEYRYRNPVMDERTLAIAITQSGETADTLAAVRGIKSYYCPTLSVTNVVGSTITRETDSIIYTRAGPEIGVAATKTFTAQLTVIYLLAMKFAQLRGKVSPDYVKDFIIQMRKIPGQIQQILNRKETVKECAEAFADAKSYFFLGRNLNYPVALEGALKLKEISYIHAEGFAAGELKHGPIALLDEKTPVVAIATRGHTYEKMLSNIKEVKARDAVVIAVADAEDTEIAKYVDVVLRVPSTDELLAPILSTVVLQLLAYYTALARDCSIDKPRNLAKSVTVE; this is translated from the coding sequence ATGTGCGGAATTGTAGGATACGCGGGAGAAAAACCTGCCACACCGATGCTCATAGAATCTTTAAAGAAACTCGAATACCGCGGATACGACTCTGCGGGCATCACTGTCCAGAACGAAAAGCTTGAGACTTACAAAACAGTAGGAAAAATCGTAAACCTTGAAGCTGAACTTCCGGAAAAACTGGGAGGCAAGTTGGGGATAGGGCATACCCGCTGGGCAACCCACGGCCGTCCGAGCACAATAAATTCTCACCCTCATACCTCGGGAAACGAGGTTAAAATCTCGGTAGTGCACAACGGGATTATCGAAAATTACATGAAATTGAAGGAAAGGCTGATCGAGGAAGGCTACGAGTTCAAGTCCGAGACCGATACAGAGGTAATCGCACACCTCCTGCACAGGCAGGTCTACGGGAGTCCGGAAGCAAGCGAAAAACGGTTTGACCTGTTAACAGGGCTTCGCAATGCCCTGGCTGAGATTGAGGGGTCTTATGCAATCGGAGTTCTTTCTTCCGATGAACCCGGGAAACTTTTCGTTGCCAGGAAAGACAGCCCTCTTGTCATAGGGGTCGGAAACGGGGAAAACTTTGCAGCCTCGGATGTTACGGCTTTCCTTAACCATACAAGGGACGTTATTTTCGTAAATGACTTTGAAATGGCGATACTGACTCCGAAAACAGTTGAAGTATATGACTTTGACGGAAATCCCCTGGAAAGAAGAGTCGAAAAGATCGAATGGAATATCGAAGCTGCTGAAAAAGCCGGGTACGAGCATTTCATGCTAAAAGAGATCCACGAACAGGTCAACTCTATCCACAATACCCTGGCAGGCAAGATATCGGAACTCGAAGGAGACATATTCCTGGAAGACCTGAACATGAGCGAGAAAGAGATCCGCTGGCTTTCCCGGGTCCAGGTCCTGGCCTGCGGGACTTCCTGGAACGCAGGGCTTCTCGGAAAGTACCTCTTTGAACAGCTGGCAGGCATACACTCCGATATTGATGTCTGTTCCGAGTACAGGTACCGGAACCCGGTAATGGACGAAAGGACCCTTGCAATCGCAATTACCCAGTCAGGGGAAACCGCTGATACCCTCGCAGCTGTCAGGGGCATCAAATCATACTATTGCCCCACCCTCTCGGTCACGAACGTTGTGGGTAGCACAATCACCAGGGAAACGGACAGTATTATTTACACCCGGGCAGGCCCTGAAATAGGGGTTGCAGCCACAAAGACCTTTACGGCCCAGTTAACCGTAATTTACCTGCTTGCCATGAAATTTGCCCAGTTGAGGGGCAAAGTAAGCCCGGACTACGTCAAGGACTTTATAATTCAGATGAGAAAGATTCCCGGCCAGATCCAGCAGATCCTGAACAGGAAAGAAACAGTAAAGGAATGTGCCGAAGCCTTTGCCGATGCAAAGAGCTACTTTTTCCTGGGCAGGAACCTGAACTACCCCGTAGCCCTTGAAGGAGCCCTCAAACTCAAGGAAATTTCATACATACACGCAGAGGGCTTTGCTGCAGGGGAACTCAAACACGGGCCAATTGCCCTGCTGGACGAAAAAACACCGGTAGTCGCCATTGCAACCAGAGGGCATACCTACGAAAAGATGCTCAGCAACATAAAGGAAGTTAAAGCGAGGGATGCAGTCGTTATTGCTGTTGCGGACGCGGAAGATACCGAGATTGCAAAATATGTGGATGTGGTGCTCAGAGTTCCCAGCACGGATGAACTCCTGGCCCCGATTCTGAGTACTGTGGTCCTGCAGCTCCTTGCGTACTATACCGCCCTTGCCAGGGACTGTTCAATAGACAAACCACGCAACCTTGCAAAGAGCGTTACAGTGGAATGA
- the glmU gene encoding bifunctional sugar-1-phosphate nucleotidylyltransferase/acetyltransferase: MKAIILAAGEGLRCRPLTLTRSKVMLPVANKPILEHVINSLEENGVKEIILVIGYEKERIMDYFEDGLNFGVNIKYVEQKAQLGTAHAIKQAKELIGPDDTAFLVLNGDNLVEARTIADLLSNCEGDASLLTVKMEETEGYGVVLTEGKKVKQILEKRPGDVSRIVNTGIYVFTPQVFETIEKTPISEYGEYAITDTLQLMIDEGKTVTAVPTDSKWLDAVHAWDLLKANSIVLNAATETVTEGKLEDNVVTKGKVSVGKNTKIRSGTYIVGPVMIGENCDIGPNVVILSSTTIGDNVSIRPFTEIQNSIIMNDCRISSHCCVSNSIIGSNNTLGSYFVAEEKENLEINMNGVIHNAPKLGTIVGDDNNIGCRVLVKAGVTIAVDCQVESGKTVHRHLPRSSVVL; encoded by the coding sequence ATGAAAGCCATCATCCTTGCAGCAGGGGAGGGGCTGCGCTGCAGGCCTCTTACCCTTACTCGTTCTAAGGTTATGCTTCCGGTAGCCAACAAGCCTATCCTGGAACATGTCATAAATTCACTCGAAGAAAATGGGGTCAAAGAGATCATACTGGTTATTGGATACGAAAAAGAACGCATAATGGACTATTTTGAAGATGGGTTGAATTTCGGGGTCAACATAAAATATGTGGAACAAAAAGCCCAGCTCGGGACAGCCCATGCAATCAAACAGGCAAAGGAGTTGATCGGTCCCGATGATACCGCGTTTCTTGTCCTGAACGGGGACAACCTGGTAGAAGCCAGGACTATCGCAGACCTCCTTTCGAACTGCGAAGGGGACGCAAGCCTCCTGACCGTAAAAATGGAGGAAACCGAAGGTTACGGGGTCGTGCTGACCGAAGGGAAGAAGGTTAAGCAAATCCTGGAAAAAAGGCCGGGCGATGTAAGCCGTATAGTAAATACCGGAATCTACGTCTTTACACCACAGGTTTTCGAAACCATAGAAAAAACTCCCATATCCGAATATGGAGAATATGCCATAACAGACACCCTGCAGCTAATGATCGATGAGGGGAAAACGGTTACCGCTGTTCCCACTGATTCCAAATGGCTGGACGCGGTCCACGCCTGGGACCTCCTGAAAGCAAATTCCATCGTACTGAATGCCGCAACAGAGACAGTGACGGAAGGAAAACTGGAAGACAACGTAGTTACAAAAGGGAAAGTGTCGGTCGGGAAAAACACAAAGATAAGGTCAGGCACATACATAGTGGGCCCTGTTATGATCGGGGAAAACTGCGACATCGGACCAAACGTCGTGATCCTTTCTTCGACAACCATAGGAGACAACGTCTCTATCCGGCCTTTTACAGAAATCCAGAACAGCATTATAATGAACGACTGCAGGATTTCATCCCACTGCTGTGTTTCAAATTCCATAATCGGCAGCAATAACACCCTGGGCTCTTACTTCGTTGCGGAAGAAAAGGAAAACCTGGAGATCAACATGAACGGCGTCATACACAATGCCCCGAAACTCGGAACAATTGTGGGCGACGACAACAACATCGGATGCAGGGTGCTCGTAAAAGCCGGAGTCACGATTGCCGTCGACTGCCAGGTCGAATCGGGAAAGACCGTACACAGGCACCTTCCCCGTAGTTCGGTGGTCCTGTGA
- the glmU gene encoding bifunctional sugar-1-phosphate nucleotidylyltransferase/acetyltransferase — protein sequence MKAVILAAGKGTRMEPLTSDCPKVMLPVANKPILEHIVDAAVEAGVDGFVFIIGYMEEQIREYFGDGKAWDVSIDYVRQKEQLGTADAIGCARGHVGDTFLVLNGDMLVGADDLKALAARKEEAVICVKEVENPSDFGVLETEGEKVVKILEKPKRPPTNLANAGIYLFRKSIFEYIDRTRPSERRELEITDSIQMLIDSGAPVGYRPLAAEWIDIGYPWDLLKATEYLLKDLKGKCEGTVEPNVTLKGEIAIGKGTLIRSGSYIEGPVVIGKDCDIGPNCFIRPSTAIGNHIRIGNAVEIKNTIVMEDTHVGHLSYAGDSIIGHRCNFGAGTKIANLRHDGRNIKIMVKGRVVDTGRRKLGVIMGDEVHTGINTSINTGVMMKKGSFTYPGEFIRH from the coding sequence ATGAAAGCAGTTATCCTTGCAGCAGGGAAAGGAACCCGGATGGAGCCCCTGACTTCCGACTGCCCGAAAGTAATGCTTCCGGTTGCGAACAAACCCATCCTGGAGCACATAGTAGATGCTGCAGTGGAAGCAGGTGTTGACGGGTTTGTTTTCATTATCGGCTATATGGAAGAGCAGATCCGGGAATATTTCGGGGACGGAAAAGCCTGGGATGTCAGCATCGACTATGTCCGCCAGAAAGAACAGCTCGGGACCGCCGACGCAATCGGCTGTGCCCGCGGGCATGTAGGGGACACTTTCCTGGTGCTTAACGGAGACATGCTGGTCGGGGCAGACGACCTGAAAGCCCTGGCAGCAAGGAAAGAAGAAGCAGTTATCTGCGTAAAAGAGGTCGAGAACCCCTCGGACTTCGGGGTGCTTGAGACTGAAGGTGAAAAAGTTGTAAAAATCCTGGAAAAGCCGAAAAGGCCCCCCACAAACCTTGCAAACGCCGGGATCTACCTATTCAGGAAATCCATATTCGAATACATTGACAGGACCCGGCCTTCCGAGAGGAGGGAACTGGAGATTACGGACTCCATCCAGATGCTTATTGACAGTGGAGCGCCCGTAGGCTACAGGCCCCTGGCAGCCGAGTGGATAGATATCGGGTACCCCTGGGACCTCTTGAAGGCTACCGAATACCTGCTGAAAGACCTTAAAGGAAAATGCGAAGGCACAGTAGAGCCGAATGTAACCCTGAAAGGGGAAATTGCAATTGGGAAAGGAACTCTTATCCGAAGCGGTTCCTACATTGAAGGGCCCGTGGTAATCGGGAAAGACTGTGACATCGGGCCTAATTGCTTTATCCGGCCATCCACTGCGATTGGGAACCATATCAGGATAGGAAACGCCGTTGAAATCAAGAACACGATCGTCATGGAAGACACCCACGTGGGACACCTGAGCTATGCGGGAGATAGCATAATCGGGCACAGGTGCAACTTTGGAGCTGGCACAAAAATTGCAAACCTCCGGCACGACGGGAGGAACATAAAAATAATGGTCAAAGGAAGGGTCGTTGATACCGGGCGGAGGAAGCTCGGGGTGATCATGGGCGATGAAGTGCATACCGGAATCAATACGAGCATAAATACTGGCGTGATGATGAAAAAAGGAAGCTTCACCTACCCCGGAGAATTTATAAGGCACTGA
- the rnz gene encoding ribonuclease Z, with protein sequence MLRVTFLGTGGSLPTRNRNPSAVMVNREGELILFDCGEGTQQQMMRAKTGMMSLSSIFVSHFHADHFLGIPGLIQTMSFMGRKEPLVIYGPKHTREFTELFRALGYFNLKYEIRGVDLKPGDVVEGDGYVIRALETVHSIPSLGYALVEDMRPGRFNRERAVELGVPPGPLFAKLHRGEPVEVEGKTVRPEEVVGDPRPGRTIVYTGDTRPCEAVLEASRDADLLIHDGSFADEMADWAEESMHSTAGEVAALAKDAGVRQLVLTHVSSRYSDDVEPIINDSKKIFENVIVAEDLMELEIPLRQE encoded by the coding sequence ATGCTTCGCGTAACATTTCTCGGTACAGGAGGTTCTCTCCCTACCCGCAACAGGAACCCTTCCGCGGTGATGGTCAATCGGGAAGGAGAACTTATCCTTTTTGACTGCGGGGAAGGTACTCAGCAGCAGATGATGCGGGCAAAGACAGGGATGATGAGCCTGTCCTCTATTTTTGTCAGCCATTTCCACGCGGACCACTTCCTGGGGATTCCGGGCCTCATCCAGACCATGTCTTTCATGGGCAGGAAGGAGCCTCTCGTAATTTACGGCCCGAAGCATACGCGGGAATTCACGGAACTCTTCCGGGCTCTCGGGTACTTCAACCTGAAGTATGAAATCAGGGGTGTGGACCTGAAACCAGGAGATGTTGTTGAGGGAGACGGGTATGTAATCCGCGCCCTTGAAACCGTGCACAGTATCCCGAGCCTGGGATATGCCCTTGTCGAAGACATGCGGCCCGGCCGTTTCAACCGGGAGAGAGCTGTCGAACTTGGAGTTCCCCCTGGCCCTCTTTTTGCAAAGCTCCACAGGGGAGAACCCGTTGAAGTGGAAGGAAAAACCGTCAGGCCGGAAGAAGTTGTAGGTGACCCCCGTCCCGGGAGGACCATAGTCTATACCGGGGACACCAGGCCCTGTGAAGCCGTGCTCGAAGCCAGCAGGGATGCCGACCTCCTGATCCACGACGGGAGCTTTGCCGACGAGATGGCCGACTGGGCGGAAGAGTCGATGCACTCAACTGCAGGGGAAGTTGCGGCCCTTGCAAAGGATGCCGGGGTCAGGCAGCTTGTTTTGACCCATGTCAGTTCTCGCTACTCTGATGATGTGGAGCCCATAATTAATGATTCGAAAAAGATATTCGAAAATGTCATCGTGGCAGAAGACCTGATGGAACTTGAAATCCCTTTAAGGCAGGAATGA
- the glmM gene encoding phosphoglucosamine mutase yields MKLFGSSGIRGIANREISPELALKVGLVLGSRKKTAVIGKDPRTAASMIEHALIAGLTSTGCTVTRVGLVSTPTLAYAARDYDCGVMVTASHNPSEYVGIKLWNPDGMAFDSAQQEEIEDAIENSGYSLASWDRIGKVTENGDAVRSHMDMIEKLAEGAPLRVVLDCGCGAGGTITPYLLRELGCEVITLNAQPDGHFPARNPEPSDENLSMLKKAVVSFEADLGIAHDGDADRMMAVDEKGNFVSGDEMLAIFGRYECGENGGTVVVPVDTSMMVDDSLPASEMVRTRVGDVYVAEGIKQHGAVYGGEPSGSWIFPRISYCPDGIYAAAKLLEIVKEKPLSELRRELPHYATKRGALPCANEKKAEFMEKVKAKLEPLGKVLDIDGIRVEMKNGWVLVRPSGTEAKVRITAEARENVDGIFEMAEKIVKEALA; encoded by the coding sequence ATGAAACTGTTCGGATCATCAGGAATCAGAGGAATTGCAAATAGAGAGATCAGCCCCGAACTTGCCCTGAAAGTAGGGCTTGTACTGGGAAGTCGAAAAAAAACAGCAGTAATCGGAAAAGACCCAAGGACCGCTGCCTCCATGATAGAGCACGCCCTGATCGCAGGGCTGACCTCGACAGGCTGTACCGTTACAAGGGTCGGGCTTGTGAGCACCCCCACCCTCGCCTACGCAGCCCGGGACTATGACTGCGGGGTCATGGTTACGGCCTCCCATAACCCTTCGGAATATGTAGGAATCAAGCTATGGAACCCTGACGGGATGGCCTTTGACTCCGCCCAGCAGGAGGAAATCGAGGATGCAATTGAAAATTCCGGCTATTCCCTCGCCTCCTGGGACAGGATAGGGAAGGTTACGGAAAACGGGGATGCTGTCCGCAGCCATATGGACATGATAGAAAAACTTGCGGAGGGAGCACCCCTTCGCGTGGTGCTGGACTGCGGCTGCGGGGCCGGAGGGACCATTACTCCCTACCTCCTGCGGGAGCTAGGCTGTGAGGTCATAACCCTCAACGCCCAGCCGGACGGGCACTTCCCTGCCCGGAACCCGGAGCCTTCCGACGAGAACCTCTCCATGCTCAAAAAAGCCGTTGTAAGCTTTGAAGCCGACCTCGGAATCGCCCACGACGGGGATGCAGACAGGATGATGGCTGTAGACGAGAAAGGAAACTTTGTCTCCGGGGACGAGATGCTTGCAATCTTCGGACGCTACGAATGCGGGGAGAACGGGGGCACGGTTGTGGTGCCCGTGGACACCTCCATGATGGTTGACGACTCCCTCCCTGCTTCCGAAATGGTGAGGACAAGGGTAGGGGATGTCTATGTGGCGGAAGGCATCAAGCAGCATGGAGCCGTATATGGGGGAGAACCTTCGGGAAGCTGGATTTTCCCGCGAATCTCCTACTGCCCTGACGGGATTTATGCCGCTGCAAAGCTGCTTGAAATCGTGAAAGAAAAGCCGCTCAGCGAACTCAGGAGAGAACTTCCCCATTATGCAACAAAAAGGGGCGCCCTGCCCTGTGCAAACGAAAAGAAAGCCGAATTCATGGAAAAAGTGAAGGCAAAGCTCGAACCCCTGGGAAAAGTCCTGGATATCGACGGCATCCGTGTGGAAATGAAAAACGGCTGGGTACTTGTCCGCCCTTCGGGGACCGAAGCCAAGGTAAGGATCACGGCCGAAGCCAGGGAAAACGTTGATGGGATCTTTGAAATGGCTGAAAAAATCGTAAAGGAGGCACTTGCATGA
- a CDS encoding calcium/sodium antiporter — MDLLSIFLFLLSLAMISKGSDWFIESAVAISNKSGIPKMIIGATIVSFATTAPEFAVSATAAYIGHTDMTIGNAVGSAICNTGLVLGSIIVVKAIPVRDHTFPIKSGLMLLSGIVLILLSRDGGISGPDGLVLLLVFFAFLYHASKTQYKIFGKERAGSGKVKIKEMQKDIVFFVIGALSVVIGSRILVDSGIKIAEWLGIPEVIIALTMVAVGTSLPELATAIASLKKGHQDLSIGNILGANTMDIAMILGASSQIRLLPVSDQLAGYDFPFMLVIMLALIIFGLTGKKLERWEGALILGAYLVYVAGLFTWYG; from the coding sequence ATGGATTTACTTTCGATCTTTCTTTTTCTGTTGAGCCTTGCGATGATCAGCAAGGGATCGGACTGGTTCATAGAATCAGCCGTGGCAATCTCAAATAAAAGTGGGATCCCAAAAATGATCATAGGGGCTACCATCGTAAGCTTCGCGACCACAGCCCCGGAATTCGCAGTGTCCGCAACTGCAGCCTATATCGGGCATACCGACATGACGATAGGCAATGCCGTAGGTTCTGCAATCTGCAATACGGGCCTTGTACTGGGTTCGATCATAGTCGTAAAGGCAATCCCGGTCCGGGACCACACATTTCCGATAAAAAGCGGCCTGATGCTCCTCTCAGGAATCGTCCTGATCCTTTTGAGCCGGGACGGAGGAATTTCCGGGCCTGACGGATTGGTCCTCCTTCTGGTCTTTTTCGCGTTCCTTTATCACGCCTCGAAGACCCAGTACAAAATCTTCGGAAAAGAAAGGGCAGGGTCCGGAAAGGTCAAAATCAAGGAAATGCAAAAGGACATTGTCTTCTTCGTTATAGGGGCCCTCTCGGTTGTCATAGGGAGCAGAATCCTGGTCGATTCCGGAATAAAGATCGCGGAATGGTTGGGCATCCCGGAAGTGATCATAGCCCTGACCATGGTGGCAGTAGGGACCTCCCTTCCCGAACTTGCAACTGCAATCGCATCCCTTAAAAAAGGCCATCAGGACCTTTCCATAGGAAACATCCTCGGGGCAAACACCATGGACATTGCAATGATCCTCGGAGCCTCATCTCAGATCCGCTTGCTACCGGTTTCAGACCAGTTAGCAGGGTACGACTTTCCCTTCATGCTTGTAATCATGCTCGCCCTCATTATCTTCGGGCTAACTGGCAAAAAGCTGGAAAGATGGGAGGGCGCCCTTATCCTGGGAGCTTATCTTGTGTATGTGGCAGGGCTCTTTACCTGGTACGGATGA